The following coding sequences are from one Kwoniella bestiolae CBS 10118 chromosome 2, complete sequence window:
- a CDS encoding glutamate-tRNA ligase: MRTSTIPLIRAIFPRSTICKRCHSISTTPSSSSSTSSSSASSAVLSPRLRFAPSPTGHLHLGGLRTALFNHLLARKWKGKWLLRIEDTDRTRYTEGAVDSLRNSLEWAGLDYDEGVGVGGSHGPYTQSERLDIYHHYTKELLSRDEAYECFCSPNELEAIKASLKQQGQRHSYDGRCRHITDEEKVRKKKAGEKYVVRYKSSSQPMDIPPDVIFGENQPSAPTAGFDDFVLMKSDGWPTYHLASVVDDHLMEISHVLRGEEWLPSIPKHHSLYKAFGWTPPKFAHLPLLCNPDGTKLSKRKGDTFVEHYMNKGYEPPALINFLALMGWDYHSALSTKTTLDPHIRNDGHSLYELFTVDQLIDSFDISHIAHRKAAVNQSKLDFLNKMHLRRMAGRLGNDGVMVNAGKLSGLDEGEREGLVRRFQLGLRVEKALKGCELVEDIEFVEKVFDAELPRTTILTEMPMHSIFYFLPPTYECHESHSMLKDLKPRIYCQYVSLFADTLQQSASLSSTPLNEDLVWDVIHRLLDELNIDRKPRLLVPIRHALTERKKGPSIPELITILGLDESLSRLRRGVEYVRALDQSKKRKADEVE; this comes from the exons ATGCGAACATCCACTATTCCACTCATCCGAGCGATCTTCCCAAGATCGACAATATGTAAACGATGTCATTCCATATCcaccaccccttcttcatcctcaagTACGAGCTCGAGCTCGGCAAGTTCGGCTGTACTCTCACCGAGACTACGATTCGCCCCCTCTCCCACGGGTCATCTGCATCTAGGTGGACTGAGGACGGCTCTGTTCAATCATCTGCTAGCTAGGAAATGGAAGGGCAAGTGGTTATTGAGGATAGAAGATACAGATAGG ACGAGATATACTGAAGGCGCCGTAGATAGCTTGAGGAACTCTCTCGAATGGGCTGGACTGGATtacgatgaag GAGTCGGAGTAGGTGGGAGCCATGGGCCCTATACGCAG TCGGAAAGATTAGATATATATCATCACTATACGAAAGAGCTCCTATCT CGAGACGAAGCATACGAATGTTTCTGCTCACCCAATGAGCTGGAAGCTATTAAAGCTTCGTTAAAGCAGCAAGGCCAGAGGCACAGCTACGATGGACGTTGTAGGCATATAacggacgaggagaaggtgaggaagaagaaggctgggGAGAAGTACGTGGTGCGGtacaag TCCTCTTCTCAGCCCATGGACATACCGCCCGACGTAATCTTCGGGGAGAACCAACCATCAGCGCCTACAGCGGGATTCGACGATTTCGTACTGATGAAATCTGATGGTTGGCCCACATACCATCTGGCAAGTGTCGTGGATGATCATCTGATGGAGATCAGTCATGTGTTGAgaggtgag GAATGGCTTCCATCGATACCGAAACATCATTCTCTGTACAAAGCGTTTGGATGGACACCACCCAAATTCGCTCATTTGCCATTACTGTGTAATCCGGATGGCACCAAGTTGAGTAAGAGGAAGGGTGACACATTCGTTGAGCATTATATG AATAAAGGCTACGAACCCCCCGCTCTAATAAATTTCCTAGCcctgatgggatgggactATCATTCAGCCCTATCTACCAAGACCACCCTGGACCCGCACATACGCAATGACGGACACTCACTATACGAGCTCTTCACCGTCGACCAGTTGATAGATTCATTCGATATATCGCATATAGCCCATAGGAAGGCGGCGGTGAATCAGTCGAAGTTGGATTTCCTCAATAAGATGCATCTTAGACGGATGGCGGGGAGATTGGGAAATGATGGGGTCATGGTTAATGCGGGGAAATTGTCggggttggatgagggtgagagggaggggttggtgaggaggtTTCAGctggggttgagggttgagAAGGCTTTGAAGGGGTG TGAACTAGTGGAAGATATCGAATTCGTCGAGAAAGTATTCGATGCGGAATTG CCCCGAACCACAATCCTCACCGAGATGCCAATGCACTCGATATTCTACTTCCTCCCACCCACATACGAATGCCACGAATCGCACTCCATGCTGAAAGACCTAAAACCGaggatatact GCCAATACGTATCCCTCTTCGCAGATACACTCCAACAATCCGCCAGTCTAAGTTCCACGCCACTGAACGAAGATCTCGTGTGGGATGTGATTCATCGATTGTTGGATGAGCTCAATATAGATAGGAAACCTAGATTGCTGGTTCCCATTAGACATGCTTTGAcagagaggaag AAGGGGCCTAGTATACCTGAGTTGATAACTATTTTGGGATTGGATGAAAGTCTTTCTAGATTACGGAGAGGTGTAGAGTATGTGAGAGCATTGGATcaatcgaagaagagaaaagcaGATGAGGTCGAGTGA
- a CDS encoding calcium/proton exchanger, translated as MITPAVVEPEPEPDIGGFTPSYTQSHNTNTNINQQYIVNSQHTPPSSGEGQNHAINQDAPIPIGPNEGTPTPTAGGKGGILKQPGSRSSSFARTILKPRSKQGHSRMPSITITDTGNNANTNLEEKGQVRESVDDDGRNDFSPPARSSSAPNLGGKNRLAPLKSLSVSIPLPPKRGPPEGEEEHIKKTFIEPTWTQSFRNTIKSQPFLVAMPVLLPISWALHFTHQDPVAVFVTSLIAIVPLAGGLGFATEELAHRVGEAWGGLLNASFGNAVELLIAILALVKGDIDIVQASMVGSILSNVLLVLGMSYFAGGLRFHEQLYTVIGAQMHISLLGLSLLAIVLPAAYHVAYPNVQNVVNDTRSGLQPEGVELQNLLKMSRGLSFILLAVYGMFLTFQLYTHAYLFRIPKEKVAHPLPGPAPHHEHVFPRPHWVSSIADSSSSSSSSSTSSGSSIRSGRSGHSPFKRFRRFSVSSKKEKRQARDGAEADTEDNTVIGSNTTSHAGEKTLSPTVTRQSPPITATTPVRIVSNTDEDYLRPPPVNVNDDRDVEADSISSSHNIIIDDDGTVHVQPKVKFWFALGMLTVVTGLAGFTAECLVDSIDGLTETGNVSREFVGLILLPVIGNSVEHITAVTVSVKDKLNLSMSIAVGSSIQVSLCLLPILVLIGWAIGQPMLLFFDNFETITLVVSLLLVNFAIADGRTNYLEGFVMMMAYLMIALVCWFYDPAV; from the exons ATGATCACTCCTGCAGTCGTTGAACCCGAACCTGAACCCGATATAGGTGGCTTTACCCCCTCTTATACTCAATCACAtaataccaacaccaacatcaaccaaCAATATATTGTAAATAGTCAACAcactcccccttcttccggAGAAGGACAGAACCATGCAATCAATCAAGATGCTCCTATTCCCATTGGACCCAATGAGGGtacaccaacaccaacagcCGGTGGCAAAGGTGGAATCCTCAAACAACCAGGATccagatcatcatcttttGCCAGGACTATCTTGAAACCCCGTTCAAAGCAAGGTCACTCTAGAATGccatccatcaccatcaccgatACCGGTAACAACGCCAATACCAACCtggaagagaaaggtcaagtgCGCGAATcggtcgatgatgatggtcgaAACGATTTCAGTCCTCCAGCGAGATCAAGCTCCGCACCTAATCTAGGGGGTAAGAACAGACTCGCTCCACTCAAAAGTCTGTCGGTGTCTATCCCTTTGCCACCCAAACGAGGACCTCctgaaggggaggaggaacaCATCAAGAAGACGTTCATTGAACCCACTTGGACACAATCTTTCAGA AACACCATCAAATCTCAACCCTTCTTGGTCGCCATGCCTGTTCTTCTCCCTATCTCGTGGGCGCTGCATTTCACCCACCAGGACCCCGTAGCCGTCTTCGTCACTTCCTTGATTGCTATCGTCCCCTTGGCCGGTGGTTTGGGTTTTGC caCCGAAGAACTCGCCCATCGAGTGGGTGAAGCTTGGGGTGGTCTGCTCAACGCGTCTTTCGG TAACGCCGTCGAATTGCTTATCGCGATTCTCGCTTTAGTCAAAGGTGACATCGATATCGTCCAAGCTTCCATGGTAGGAAGTATCCTCAGTAATG TCCTTCTCGTGTTGGGTATGAGTTACTTC GCCGGTGGTCTTCGATTCCACGAACAACTTTATACGGTCATCGGTGCTCAGATGCATATTTCCCTTCTGGGTCTGTCC CTGCTCGCGATCGTACTTCCGGCTGCTTATCACGTGGCCTATCCTAACGTCCAAAATGTTGTCAACGACACTCGTTCAGGCCTCCAGCCAGAGGGCGTTGAGCTCCAGAACTTACTCAAGATGTCACGAGGTCTGAGTTTCATCCTTTTGGCGGTGTACGGAATGTTCCTTACTTTCCAGTTGTACA CCCACGCATATCTCTTCAGGATCCCTAAAGAAAAAGTCGCACACCCACTTCCTGGTCCTGCTCCTCATCACGAGCACGTCTTCCCAAGACCACATTGGGTTTCATCAATCGCCGattcttcgtcatcatcgtcctcatcttctacctcatctgGATCATCCATCCGATCCGGTAGATCGGGCCACTCTCCATTCAAGAGGTTCCGACGATTCAGCGTCTCCagcaagaaggagaagagacaagCTCGTGATGGTGCTGAAGCCGATACGGAAGATAATACAGTCATTGGGAGTAACACAACTTCCCACGCTGGCGAGAAGACCTTGTCGCCAACCGTCACAAGACAAAGTCCCCCCATCACTGCCACCACGCCCGTAAGAATTGTCAGCAACACCGATGAAGATTACCTTCGACCTCCTCCGGTCAACGTCAATGATGACAGAGATGTGGAAGCTGATTCGATCTCGTCCTCACACAACATCATAATCGACGATGACGGTACGGTCCATGTCCAACCCAAAGTCAAGTTCTGGTTCGCCCTGGGGATGTTGACTGTCGTTACTGGTCTGGCCGGTTTCACAGCTGAATGTCTGGTTGATTCCATCGATGGGTTGACTGAGACTGGAAATGTCTCGAGGGAGTTTGTCGGTCTGATCCTACTGCCTGTCATCG GTAACTCTGTTGAACACATCACCGCTGTCACCGTATCAGTCAAGGACAAGTTGAACTTGTCCATGTCCATCGCCGTCGGTTCTTCCATCCAAGTCTCACTATGTCTTTTACCTATTCTGGTGTTGATTGGTTGGGCAATCGGTCAACCGATGTTATTGTTCTTTGATAATTTCGAAAC TATCACCCTGGTCGTTTCACTCCTTCTGGTGAACTTTGCCATTGCAGATGGTCGAACCAATTATCTGGAAGGGTTCGTCATGATGATGGCGTATTTGATGATTGCTTTGGTTTGTTG GTTCTACGATCCAGCTGTATAA
- a CDS encoding 6-phosphogluconate dehydrogenase, decarboxylating 1: protein MSSELADVGLIGLAVMGQNLILNMNDKGFKVCAYNRTTSKVDAFLANEAKGTNIIGAHSIQELCSKLARPRRIILLVKAGQAVDDFIAQLEPYLEKGDIIIDGGNSHYPDSIRRTHELEAKGLLFVGSGVSGGEEGARNGPSLMPGGSDAAWPHIKEIFQKTAAQAEGEPCCDWVGETGSGHYVKMVHNGIEYGDMQLIAEAYDILKRGLDLDEAEIAEIFEKWNKGVLDSFLIEITKDILKFNDTDGVPMVRKILDKAGQKGTGKWTAIDALDNGMPVTLIGEAVFARCLSAVKDERVRASKLIAAPERQPFQGDKQQFIDDLEQALYASKIISYAQGFMLMREAAKVNSWHLNNAGIAAMWRGGCIIKSVFLSDITAAYRENPDLENLLVSPFFLNALAKAQPGWRRVIAQSTLWGIPIPAFTTALSFFDGYRTETLPANLIQAQRDFFGAHTFRVVPGMGNDHLNENEDVHVKWTATSGNVSSSTYNA, encoded by the exons ATGTCTTCTGAACT CGCCGACGTTGGTCTTATCGGTTTGGCCGTCATG GGTCAAAACTTGATCCTTAACATGAACGACAAAGGATTCAAGGTTTGTGCCTACAACCG AACCACCTCAAAGGTCGATGCTTTCCTTGCCAACGAAGCTAAGG GAACCAACATCATCGGTGCCCACTCCATCCAAGAACTCTGTTCCAAGCTCGCCCGACCCAGAAGAATCATCTTACTCGTTAAAGCCGGTCAAGCCGTCGACGACTTCATCGCCCAACTCGAACCATACCTCGAGAAAGGTGACATCATTATTGACGGTGGTAACTCCCACTACCCCGACTCCATCCGAAGAACCCACGAGCTTGAAGCTAAGGGTCTCCTCTTCGTTGGTTCCGGTGTCTccggtggtgaggaaggtgctAGAAACGGTCCTTCTTTGATGCCCGGTGGTTCTGATGCTGCTTGGCCTCACATCAAGGAAATCTTCC AAAAAACCGCTGCTCAAGCTGAGGGTGAACCATGTTGTGACTGGGTCGGTGAGACCGGTTCCGGACACTACGTCAAGATGGTCCACAACGGTATCGAGTACGGAGACATGCAATTGATCGCCGAGGCTTACGACATCCTCAAGAGAGGTCTTGACCTCGACGAGGCTGAGATCGCCGAGATCTTCGAGAAG TGGAACAAAGGTGTGCTCGACTCTTTCCTTATCGAAATCACCAAAGATATCCTCAAATTCAACGATACCGACGGTGTCCCCATGGTCCGAAAGATCCTCGACAAAGCCGGTCAAAAGGGTACCGGTAAATGGACTGCCATCGATGCTCTCGACAACGGTATGCCAGTGACCCTCATCGGTGAAGCCGTGTTCGCCCGATGTCTCTCTGCCGTCAAGGACGAGCGAGTAAGGGCTTCTAAGCTCATTGCTGCTCCCGAGAGACAACCATTCCAAGGTGACAAGCAACAATTTATCGA TGACCTCGAGCAAGCTCTTTACGCctccaagatcatctcctACGCCCAAGGTTTCATGCTCATGAGAGAGGCCGCCAAGGTCAACAGCTGGCACTTGAACAACGCCGGTATCGCCGCCATgtggagaggtggatgtaTCATCAAGTCCGTCTTCCTTTCCGACATCACCGCCGCCTACCGAGAGAACCCCGATCTCGAGAACTTGTTGgtctcccccttcttcttgaaCGCCTTGGCCAAGGCTCAACCAGGATGGAGACGAGTGATCGCCCAATCCACCCTCTGGGGTATCCCCATCCCAGCTTTCACCACTGCTCTCTCGTTCTTCGACGGATACAGGACTGAAACCCTCCCTGCCAACCTTATCCAAGCTCAACGAGACTTCTTCGGTGCCCACACCTTCAGAGTCGTCCCTGGTATGGGTAACGACCACCTCAACGAGAACGAGGATGTCCACGTTAAATGGACTGCTACTTCCGGTAacgtctcttcttccacttaCAACGCTTAA